The following proteins are encoded in a genomic region of Drosophila miranda strain MSH22 chromosome 4, D.miranda_PacBio2.1, whole genome shotgun sequence:
- the LOC108161291 gene encoding uncharacterized protein LOC108161291 isoform X7 → MEKNKRRSSLRQPPARDDDQAAAAGTQNCVLKRRISFSGKKSVREFVNTEEPHYWEDSYELSDCTNGEDNSREKAPKAGPSQQAPTADKENIPLQFEHPSTRIDMTLNLRTSIDVPRSVPRESLFAESLSLSSMGRDKLKDTLYSYPITDKTIDLMQISSKVREDCSELSSFEMEHMKTQPTKSVGDSFMDITPLGYTGPGTSAAAAVPVPAEKENVDPVQKLVHMEVEEGQKEIQRQADISFDWDMNDSDARDRLPSHGFFQTEPNNSTINYLGDESVLIPFDMISGENISKNLNFRQLNDDLEAGKIKVFANGPRTPCTDRKVKQMFWHGLDEDQDQDQDPMDINIRSIKPRATLNFSENMTMSPLAQTAPVAAVAEPLPREKLKIPDDKRKYRVSQADEMMLDNTNFLAHAKLGDETQSRNSSKVLSRRESTYESSEIDLGTPKRNSSCRQDFQPSTMQEAPSKHSKPRQTIHLPVEMEQDVFQLEEAAAAIPPGRASASARRTISLNESMDQENIVDEKATVIQSEDNVPRKHTISKRRETLLMEESMEEDIISPLKELHLKGNAHPAKGPKSRHTLHLAEPLEEDEVHPRNAAATEAISKDRRHLAEAVQEHLQMGNQRSKARQTILQEEPIEEDVDNAATGAIRNEAVQQNLPMGNQRSKARQTILQAEPIEEDVTATGAIQNKSFQPNLQIGNQRSKARQTILQSEAIVEDVDDAATGAIRKDYEHLAEAGQKHLPMGYQRSKARQTILQSEPIEEDVDDAATGAIRKEALQQNLPMGNQRPKARQTILQAAAIEEEFDYAATGAMRKDRKQLAESVQEHLPMANQRSKASQSILQSEAIEEDVDEDTGAIRKDYEHLAEAGQKHLPMGYQRSKARQTILQSEPIEEDVDDAATGAIRKEALQQNLPMGNQRPKARQTILQAAAIEEEFDYAATGAMRKDRKQLAESVQEHLPMANQRSKASQSILQSEAIEEDVDEDTGAIRKDYEHLAEAGQKHLPMGYQRSKARQTILQSEPIEEGDDDAATGAIRKEALQQNLPMGNQRPKARQTILQAAAIEEEFDYAATGAMRKDRKQLAESVQEHLPMANQRSKASQSILQSEAIEEDVDEDTGAIRKDYEHLAEAGQKHLPMGYQRSKARQTILQSEPIEKDVDDEATGAIRKEALQQNLPMGNQRPKARQTILQAAAIEEEFDYAATGAMRKDYEHLVEAVQEHHVPTGDRSSRSRQTLLTAVPIEEDHSIAYQSFKPRNTHESREESVAFKSKNTLMLAELIENMTAFRTSKARQTLLLATSMEEEEQLREPPLEKSTKVAPNRGSRAEQTLIMSESMEEEAEKADDFQSPLQSTGAPPELLPITPMLKQNRSGSLNSMKEFEQFEKDTNQAATPRSPLRKISALLRKFSSMGESMKMSLEGDASECGTPIRHSGDAKRLFAHLTPNLPEAKKRNTHLFGDMEMEQEMEASIAIKEVTAAVDMNFDLTLQPVRGLIGEHMSRPTVFEERPITVSDVSAYFQNQSGKVKKEPAEGTIEVEHGEKRDTCPRDSGSSTDRSFKSYAPTNKRFINLSGDTTIFSAAIVETIDVDQPENNQIDNVRLSLVSTLADEPDTDEEAPVEDAVALPKQPEPQPQPEPEPEPCQEQQESSRVVAAGSSASCRRCANCRRSLSEPRLSNDSFVLPTQPQWDLTREIEMLRRVRAKPNLDDVHKYWQMKEQERRTIALEKELDSSSEASEEEEFSEWDVNEVMATYKGEMERFKRNLADNQEVLQQMLVALEPVETFFDRLHDLLGEQQPNWIFDYQLKVSRKLIFTHRLLTTFRLIVDYETVDDLETAIRVCDINVEQATVILPLQSWTAFEHLLDFQLQLKLPVNLTDSIEGSSVEAFAQFLQRINAICVDILRTFHKLLTVLTATRTSLLRQVNRIVVKKTVRRHIEVDTRTRMEKTDFVIEIGNVEAISFRDILQPKLHFFNENIQFLPTGVAFLEAFLDHPEQYLKV, encoded by the exons ATGGAGAAAAATAAGCGCAGGAGTTCG TTGCGGCAGCCGCCAGCCAGAGATGACGAtcaggcagcggcagcggggACGCAGAATTGCGTGCTCAAGCGTCGCATCAGCTTTAGTGGCAAGAAGTCCGTGAG AGAGTTCGTGAATACGGAGGAGCCTCACTATTGGGAAGACTCCTACGAATTATCGGATTGCACCAATGGCGAAGACAACAGCAGAGAGAAGGCGCCAAAAGCTGGCCCCAGCCAGCAGGCGCCGACAGCGGACAAAGAGAATATACCCCTGCAGTTTGAACATCCAAGCACCAGAATCGATATGACGTTGAACCTGCGGACGAGCATCGATGTGCCCCGTTCGGTGCCCCGCGAGTCGCTGTTTGCCGaaagtctctctctctcttcgaTGGGGCGTGACAAGCTTAAGGATACGCTGTACAGCTATCCAATTACGGACAAGACCATAGATCTGATGCAGATCTCATCCAAAGTTAGGGAAGACTGCTCGGAGTTGTCCTCGTTTGAAATGGAACATATGAAAACACAACCAACGAAATCTGTGGGTGATTCCTTTATGGACATCACGCCACTGGGATATACTGGTCCAGGTACttctgcagctgctgcagtCCCCGTCCCAGCAGAAAAGGAGAATGTTGATCCTGTTCAGAAATTGGTGCATATGGAGGTGGAAGAGGGCCAAAAGGAGATCCAGAGGCAGGCAGATATATCCTTTGACTGGGACATGAATG ATTCCGATGCCAGAGACCGACTGCCGTCACATGGCTTCTTTCAGACAGAGCCCAACAATAGTACCATCAACTACCTGGGAGACGAGTCTGTTCTCATTCCATTCGACATGATTTCTGGGGAAAACATCAGCAAGAACCTGAACTTTCGTCAACTGAACGATGACCTGGAAGCGGGAAAGATTAAGGTCTTTGCGAACGGCCCCAGGACCCCGTGCACAGATCGCAAGGTCAAGCAGATGTTCTGGCATGGCCTAGATGAGGATCAGGATCAGGATCAGGATCCAATGGACATCAACATAAGGAGCATCAAGCCGCGAGCAACTTTAAATTTCAGTGAGAATATGACCATGTCCCCCTTGGCACAAACAGCGCCAGTAGCGGCAGTAGCAGAGCCGTTGCCGCGGGAAAAGCTAAAGATACCGGATGATAAGCGCAAGTATCGGGTCTCGCAGGCGGATGAGATGATGCTGGACAACACGAACTTCCTGGCACATGCCAAATTGGGCGATGAGACCCAATCTCGCAATAGTTCCAAGGTCTTATCGAGGAGAGAGTCTACATATGAAAGCTCGGAGATCGATTTGGGAACGCCCAAGAGGAACAGCAGCTGCAGACAGGACTTCCAACCATCCACCATGCAGGAGGCACCATCGAAGCATTCCAAGCCCAGACAGACCATTCATCTGCCTGTGGAAATGGAGCAGGATGTGTTTCAGTTGGAAGAAGCTGCTGCCGCCATCCCTCCAGGGCGCGCCTCCGCCTCTGCCAGACGTACCATCAGCCTGAACGAGTCCATGGACCAGGAAAATATTGTCGACGAGAAAGCCACAGTCATCCAGTCCGAGGATAACGTGCCGCGCAAGCACACCATATCGAAACGTAGGGAGACTTTGCTCATGGAGGAGAGCATGGAAGAGGATATTATAAGTCCTCTCAAGGAGCTGCATCTCAAGGGGAATGCTCATCCGGCAAAGGGACCTAAGTCCCGTCACACTCTCCACTTGGCGGAACCGTTGGAGGAAGACGAAGTCCACCCCCGGAATGCTGCAGCCACTGAGGCCATAAGTAAAGATCGTAGGCACCTGGCTGAAGCCGTTCAGGAGCATCTTCAAATGGGCAATCAGAGGTCCAAAGCTAGGCAGACTATTCTTCAGGAGGAACCAATAGAGGAAGATGTTGACAATGCAGCTACTGGGGCCATAAGGAATGAAGCGGTTCAGCAGAATCTACCCATGGGAAATCAGAGATCGAAAGCCAGGCAGACTATTCTTCAAGCGGAACCAATAGAGGAAGATGTCACCGCAACGGGGGCAATACAAAACAAATCCTTTCAGCCGAATCTACAAATAGGAAATCAGAGATCCAAAGCCAGACAGACTATTCTTCAATCGGAAGCAATAGTGGAAGATGTTGACGATGCAGCCACTGGGGCCATAAGGAAAGATTATGAGCACCTGGCGGAAGCCGGTCAGAAACATCTACCAATGGGATATCAAAGATCCAAAGCCAGACAGACTATTCTTCAGTCGGAACCAATAGAGGAAGATGTTGATGATGCAGCTACTGGGGCCATAAGGAAAGAAGCCCTTCAGCAGAATCTACCAATGGGAAATCAGAGACCCAAGGCTAGACAGACTATACTTCAGGCGGCAGCAATTGAGGAAGAGTTTGACTATGCAGCCACAGGGGCCATGAGGAAAGATCGTAAGCAGCTGGCTGAATCCGTTCAGGAACATCTACCAATGGCGAATCAGAGATCCAAAGCTAGCCAGAGTATTCTGCAATCGGAAGCAATAGAAGAAGATGTTGATGAAGATACTGGGGCCATAAGGAAAG ATTATGAGCACCTGGCGGAAGCCGGTCAGAAACATCTACCAATGGGATATCAAAGATCCAAAGCCAGACAGACTATTCTTCAGTCGGAACCAATAGAGGAAGATGTTGACGATGCAGCTACTGGGGCCATAAGGAAAGAAGCCCTTCAGCAGAATCTACCAATGGGAAATCAGAGACCCAAGGCTAGACAGACTATACTTCAGGCGGCAGCAATTGAGGAAGAGTTTGACTATGCAGCCACAGGGGCCATGAGGAAAGATCGTAAGCAGCTGGCTGAATCCGTTCAGGAACATCTACCAATGGCGAATCAGAGATCCAAAGCTAGCCAGAGTATTCTGCAATCGGAAGCAATAGAAGAAGATGTTGATGAAGATACTGGGGCCATAAGGAAAG ATTATGAGCACCTGGCGGAAGCCGGTCAGAAACATCTACCAATGGGATATCAAAGATCCAAAGCCAGACAGACTATTCTTCAGTCGGAACCAATAGAGGAAGGTGATGACGATGCAGCTACTGGGGCCATAAGGAAAGAAGCCCTTCAGCAGAATCTACCAATGGGAAATCAGAGACCCAAGGCTAGACAGACTATACTTCAGGCGGCAGCAATTGAGGAAGAGTTTGACTATGCAGCCACAGGGGCCATGAGGAAAGATCGTAAGCAGCTGGCTGAATCCGTTCAGGAACATCTACCAATGGCGAATCAGAGATCCAAAGCTAGCCAGAGTATTCTGCAATCGGAAGCAATAGAAGAAGATGTTGATGAAGATACTGGGGCCATAAGGAAAGATTATGAGCACCTGGCGGAAGCCGGTCAGAAACATCTACCAATGGGATATCAAAGATCCAAAGCCAGACAGACTATTCTTCAGTCGGAACCAATAGAGAAAGATGTTGACGATGAAGCTACTGGGGCCATAAGGAAAGAAGCCCTTCAGCAGAATCTACCAATGGGAAATCAGAGACCCAAGGCTAGACAGACTATACTTCAGGCGGCAGCAATTGAGGAAGAGTTTGACTATGCAGCCACTGGGGCCATGAGGAAAGATTATGAGCACCTGGTTGAAGCCGTTCAGGAGCATCATGTGCCCACTGGAGATCGTTCGTCGAGATCTAGGCAAACACTGCTTACGGCAGTACccatcgaggaagaccattcCATTGCATACCAGAGTTTCAAACCGAGAAACACTCACGAATCCAGGGAGGAGTCGGTGGCCTTCAAATCCAAAAATACTCTTATGCTGGCGGAACTCATTGAAAATATGACAGCCTTTCGGACGTCTAAAGCTCGCCAGACTCTGCTCTTGGCCACCTccatggaggaggaggagcagttGAGGGAACCACCACTCGAGAAGTCTACAAAAGTGGCTCCAAATCGTGGATCCCGGGCTGAACAGACATTGATCATGTCTGAATCTATGGAAGAGGAGGCGGAGAAGGCGGACGACTTCCAGAGCCCCCTTCAATCAACAGGAGCTCCTCCGGAGCTCCTTCCGATCACTCCCATGCTGAAACAAAACCGATCAGGGTCGCTTAATTCCATGAAAGAGTTTGAACAGTTCGAGAAAGATACCAATCAGGCGGCTACGCCCCGCAGTCCGCTTCGTAAGATATCGGCATTGCTGCGGAAATTCAGCTCCATGGGCGAGTCCATGAAAATGAGTTTGGAGGGCGATGCCTCGGAATGTGGCACTCCTATACGGCACAGTGGAGATGCCAAGCGATTGTTCGCCCACCTCACGCCCAATCTGCCAGAGGCCAAGAAGCGCAATACCCATCTCTTTGGGGATATGGAGATGGAGCAGGAGATGGAGGCGAGTATTGCCATTAAAGAAGTGACGGCAGCGGTGGACATGAACTTTGACTTGACCTTGCAGCCCGTGAGAGGCCTTATTGGCGAGCACATGTCGCGACCCACTGTATTCGAGGAGAGACCCATCACCGTTTCGGATGTGTCCGCCTACTTCCAAAATCAGTCGGGCAAGGTGAAGAAGGAGCCGGCTGAGGGTACGATAGAGGTGGAGCACGGGGAGAAGCGCGACACTTGCCCCAGGGACAGTGGAAGCTCCACAGACCGTTCGTTCAAGAGCTACGCACCCACAAACAAGAGGTTCATCAATCTGTCCGGGGACACGACCATCTTTTCGGCTGCCATAGTGGAGACCATTGACGTGGATCAACCGGAGAACAACCAGATAGACAATGTACGGCTCAGTTTGGTCTCCACTCTGGCCGATGAGCCGGACACGGATGAGGAGGCACCGGTTGAGGACGCCGTGGCACTGCCCAAACAGCCtgagcctcagcctcagccagagccagagcctgaGCCCTGCCAGGAGCAACAGGAGAGCTCTCGAGTGGTGGCTGCTGGGTCCAGTGCGTCCTGCAGGAGGTGTGCTAACTGCAGGAGATCCCTGAGTGAGCCAAGGCTGAGCAACGACTCCTTTGTCCTGCCCACCCAGCCGCAGTGGGATCTGACGCGGGAAATAGAAATGCTGCGCCGCGTGAGAGCGAAGCCCAACCTGGACGACGTGCACAAGTACTGGCAGATGAAGGAGCAGGAGAGGCGGACGATCGCCCTGGAGAAAGAGCTGGACAGTTCGAGTGAGGCGTCCGAGGAGGAAGAGTTCAGCGAGTGGGACGTGAACGAGGTGATGGCGACCTACAAAGGGGAAATGGAAAG ATTCAAGCGCAATCTGGCCGACAACCAGGAAGTGCTTCAGCAGATGCTCGTCGCACTGGAACCAGTGGAAACGTTCTTCGATCGCCTGCACGACCTGTTGGGCGAGCAGCAGCCCAACTGGATATTTGACTACCAGCTAAAGGTCTCCCGGAAATTGATCTTCACCCATCGACTGCTCACCACCTTCCGCCTGATCGTTGACTACGAGACTGTGGACGACTTGGAGACAGCCATACGGGTGTGCGACATCAATGTGGAACAGGCCACAGTCATTCTGCCACTGCAGAGCTGGACGGCGTTTGAGCACCTGCTCGACTTTCAGCTGCAGCTCAAGCTGCCAGTAAATCTCACCGACTCGATCGAGGGCAGCAGCGTGGAGGCCTTCGCACAGTTTCTGCAACGCATAAATGCCATTTGTGTGGACATACTACGCACATTCCACAAGCTATTGACGGTGCTCACAGCAACAAGGACGAGTCTTCTAAG GCAAGTCAATCGAATCGTTGTCAAAAAGACTGTGCGCCGGCACATTGAGGTGGATACACGCACGCGCATGGAGAAGACCGATTTCGTGATTGAAATCGGCAATGTCGAGGCAATTTCGTTCAGGGATATTCTGCAGCCAAAGCTACATTTCTTCAACGAAAATATTCAGTTTCTGCCAACGGGAGTGGCCTTTTTGGAAGCATTTCTAGATCATCCCGAACAGTATCTCAAAGTTTAA